A region from the Aegilops tauschii subsp. strangulata cultivar AL8/78 chromosome 5, Aet v6.0, whole genome shotgun sequence genome encodes:
- the LOC109767534 gene encoding WAT1-related protein At5g64700, which yields MGKTSPYAVSFLVRFIYGVMQILTKVAFNQGTSTYVLVFYRHVIATMLLLPIAFATERKTAPQLSHKVCLKLFVHALYGVSASLNISFVGLNYASATSATAVQNLQPVLTFFLALLLGMESLKLKSFHGIVKVSGIVLCAAGVVVLALYHGPQLKSIIQHPLFHHTSRVDIHASRSWLLGILLQSLATVLFALWTVFQGPLLEEYPSMLLNMTLQIVFATVQSFFMALVMERDFSRWKLSLDVGLVAIVYSGVVVSAFSNYLLVWVIDKCGPVFLAMTVPLTFVITIVLSLLIGEAVTLGSVISGALMVGGLYNVLWGKRIEQVALSKQGGIEANAASLDLEEQESGTPVPLTRDSIKGCERED from the exons ATGGGAAAGACATCACCTTATGCTGTTTCATTTCTCGTAAGGTTTATCTATGGGGTTATGCAGATACTCACCAAAGTTGCTTTTAACCAAGGTACAAGTACATATGTTCTTGTTTTCTACAGGCATGTAATAGCTACAATGTTGTTACTGCCCATTGCTTTTGCAACTGAAAG GAAAACCGCCCCACAACTGTCACACAAAGTCTGTCTGAAGCTATTTGTGCATGCATTATATGG GGTGTCTGCTTCTCTAAACATATCATTTGTTGGCCTCAATTATGCTTCAGCAACTTCTGCTACTGCAGTACAAAATCTCCAACCAGTGTTAACTTTCTTTTTGGCTCTTCTATTGGG AATGGAGTCCTTGAAACTGAAGAGCTTCCATGGGATTGTGAAAGTTTCTGGTATAGTGCTTTGTGCCGCTGGTGTTGTCGTACTAGCGCTATACCATGGACCTCAGCTCAAATCCATCATCCAACACCCTCTTTTTCACCACACAAGTCGAGTTGATATTCATGCCTCAAGGAGCTGGCTATTGGGAATTCTCCTGCAGTCTCTCGCGACTGTACTGTTTGCTCTTTGGACAGTGTTTCAG GGCCCTTTGCTGGAGGAGTACCCTTCCATGCTGCTTAACATGACCCTTCAGATTGTCTTTGCGACCGTTCAATCTTTTTTCATGGCTCTTGTGATGGAGAGAGATTTTTCAAGATGGAAGCTGAGCCTGGATGTAGGTCTTGTCGCGATCGTCTATTCT GGCGTGGTTGTTTCCGCATTTTCAAATTACCTGCTGGTCTGGGTAATTGACAAGTGCGGCCCGGTGTTCCTGGCCATGACAGTGCCCCTAACTTTTGTTATCACCATCGTTCTGTCACTTCTCATAGGAGAAGCAGTCACCCTTGGAAG TGTAATAAGTGGCGCGCTGATGGTTGGTGGCCTGTACAATGTTCTATGGGGGAAGAGGATAGAGCAAGTAGCTCTCAGCAAGCAAGGAGGCATCGAAGCAAATGCAGCAAGCTTGGATTTGGAGGAACAAGAAAGCGGCACACCAGTTCCATTAACGCGAGATTCGATCAAGGGGTGCGAAAGAGAAGATTGA